Proteins found in one Arachis stenosperma cultivar V10309 chromosome 8, arast.V10309.gnm1.PFL2, whole genome shotgun sequence genomic segment:
- the LOC130945628 gene encoding uncharacterized protein LOC130945628, producing the protein MTEEKKAIVRDLGFGGLMHIPPLRVDHQLLRELAKNFKLGENKLRTGYGSFHITPKKIGDALGINATGDLFPEKVDYKKLSESDKIIYKRFQGKTLKSLTDEMMEIGVGNEEERLMFKRIFILYIQMAFLLPTTINKISPVHLVPIFEMEGIEERNWGGHVLTFMIRGITNYQEKKKKAINGCLFALMTIYFHLLKNKRNNRGERPPKPWIANWTKEQLVKRMNEEREETLRQKKK; encoded by the exons ATGACTGAGGAGAAGAAGGCCATTGTCAGGGATCTTGGATTCGGTGGGTTGATGCACATCCCACCACTGAGGGTGGATCACCAACTCTTGAGAGAGTTGGCAAAAAACTTCAAACTTGGGGAGAACAAACTGAGGACAGGATATGGTTCTTTCCATATAACCCCGAAAAAAATAGGTGATGCGCTTGGCATCAATGCAACAG gagatctattTCCTGAGAAAGTTGACTACAAGAAACTTTCTGAATctgacaaaataatttataaaagattCCAGGGTAAGACCCTCAAAAGTCTTACCGATGAAATGATGGAAATCGGCGTTGGCAACGAAGAGGAACGCCTGATGTTCAAGAGGATATTCATCCTCTACATACAGATGGCGTTCCTTTTGCCAACGACGATAAACAAAATATCGCCGGTGCACCTGGTCCCGATTTTTGAGATGGAGGGCATAGAGGAGAGAAACTGGGGGGGGCATGTCTTGACCTTCATGATCAGGGGCATAACAAACTAccaggagaagaagaagaaggcaatCAATGGCTGCCTCTTCGCCCTGATGACAATCTACTTTCACCTTTTAAAAAACAAACGCAACAACAGGGGTGAAAGACCACCAAAGCCATGGATTGCCAACTGGACTAAGGAGCAGTTggtgaaaagaatgaatgaagagagagaggaaacTTTG agacaaaagaaaaaatga
- the LOC130945629 gene encoding uncharacterized protein LOC130945629, with protein sequence MDSRKRKQREEESDSDSESESEPSDEIEESLPAEKEKKKKETKTTPKETPQKKKKVVVEDSPPEEDQYFDGETYEISSDELDEWLGENVRKSAVEGDNQPDLGSTEDRYVSSETLPAVNLGSDDTSSQRRTEQSSVTLPSQSMLTPDNSNMMVVREQTQSEALAM encoded by the exons ATGgactcaagaaaaagaaagcagaggGAAGAGGAGTCGGATTCTGATTCAGAATCTGAATCTGAACCAAGTGACGA GATCGAAGAATCATTGCCTgcggagaaggagaagaaaaagaaagaaacaaaaacaactcCAAAAGA aacaccacaaaaaaagaaaaaagtagttGTGGAGGATTCACCTCCTGAAGAAGATCAATACTTTGACGG TGAGACATATGAAATATCGAGTGACGAACTCGATGAATGGCTAGGGGAAAACGTTCGTAAATCTGCTGTAGAGGG GGACAACCAGCCTGACCTGGGATCGACAGAAGATCGCTATGTGTCCTCTGAAAC ACTACCGGCTGTCAACTTGGGAAGTGATGATACTTCCTCTCAAAGACGCACAGAACAGAGTAGTGTAACCCTGCCGTCTCAGagcat GTTGACTCCGGACAATTCGAATATGATGGTTGTTAGGGAACAAACGCAGTCGGAAGCGCTTGCAATGTGA
- the LOC130946456 gene encoding uncharacterized protein LOC130946456, whose amino-acid sequence MLQIEGARETTPETPKQHQETTPKLPPAPTKIHPDAEDAAALLMMARTASYVPKTDLPMPSFSLGLTDSSQEGASTQETEREKSPETATILEQLDSLVQKLAKGKDESPQIRRETGGESSAKFETPGGTNQIPDDMKEKCYIWGTRLKEDAKGDTNEFEEICTVTGQGEYILMRTHLASLQANSDIECQVVSAICLILNQKKEKRFHAQIYCLPPDIVSMALSDHPKGEFISPKTNREFRVEAYPNFIPFIDRKKLSSHPYIFAPVCHSGHWWLWLINTRTRKCQILDPLHKKAPSHERKDINKFTGYVFSRLIAYAGGKPLEKGEKEKEIKAPYVKISGQKTSYDCAIYVMKWLELIEPENIKKGKYEWDNWTQEEVDHYRVEYASRILFSELNRQRDQAIRESSAIRLSKPSSVLLSPFCQINSEDIETG is encoded by the exons ATGCTACAGATTGAAGGGGCTAGAGAAAC CACTCCTGAAACCCCCAAACAACATCAAGAAACAACACCCAAGCTTCCCCCAGCTCCAACAAAAAT TCATCCAGACGCCGAGGACGCTGCTGCCCTGTTGATGATGGCACGGACAGCAAGCTATGTTCCTAAAACAGATCTGCCGatgccatcattcagcctcGGATTGACAGATTCAAGCCAGGAGGGGGCGTCGACGCAGGAGACAGAAAGGGAAAAATCTCCAGAAACTGCAACTATACTGGAACAATTGGACAGTTTGGTCCAAAAGTTAGCAAAGGGAAAAGACGAAAGTCCGCAAATTCGGAGGGAGACTGGGGGAGAAAGTTCTGCTAAGTTTGAAACACCGGGGGGAACAAATCAAATTCCGGATGATATGAAAGAAAAGTGCTACATCTGGGGGACGAGACTGAAGGAGGATGCAAAGGGTGATACTAACGAGTTTGAGGAGATATGCACTGTGACTGGCCAAGGAGAGTACATTTTGATGAGAACGCACCTTGCATCCCTCCAGGCAAACAGTGATATAGAATGTCAG GTTGTATCTGCCATCTGCCTCATCCTAAaccagaaaaaggaaaagaggtttcatgcACAAATATACTGTCTCCCCCCAGATATTGTG AGCATGGCACTTTCTGATCACCCAAAGGGGGAATTCATATCTCCGAAAACGAACAGAGAATTCAGGGTGGAAGCCTACCCCAATTTCATTCCCTTCATAGAtaggaaaaaattaagttcgCATCCATAT ATTTTTGCTCCTGTTTGCCACTCGGGACATTGGTGGTTATGGCTGATAAATACAAGAACGCGGAAATGTCAAATACTTGACCCGCTGCACAAAAAAGCTCCAAGCCATGAGAGAAAGGACATTAATAAATTCACT GGATATGTATTTTCGAGATTGATAGCATATGCCGGCGGGAAACCTCTCGAGAAAGGCGAAAAGGAGAAGGAAATTAAAGCCCCATATGTTAAAATTTCAGGCCAAAAAACAAG CTATGACTGCGCTATTTACGTAATGAAGTGGCTTGAGTTAATAGAGCCGGAAAACATTAAAAAGGGGAAGTATGAATGGGATAACTGGACACAG GAGGAGGTGGACCACTACAGAGTGGAATATGCTTCCCGGATACTATTTAGTGAGTTGAATAGACAGAGAGATCAGGCAATTAGAGAGAGTAGTGCTATAAGGCTGTCGAAGCCATCCTCTGTATTATTGAGTCCGTTCTGTCAGATTAATTCTGAGGATATAGAAACTGGGTAG
- the LOC130945631 gene encoding protein FAR1-RELATED SEQUENCE 5-like: MPTTVHRWCIWHIMKKIPSKLNGYKAHADVEQQMSHVVWNSHSKDSFDRNWNDFLVNFGLADNKWLSDLYEDRHIWVPIYLDHHFWAGMRSTQRSESMHSFFNKYITRNSSLIQFVKQYDNCLGSREQAERESDAADFHTVIPCATKSPHRNSVSRCAIQYTKLENKFPAQYWTSSRLPTTQLQPRYILERWSKKINLFDAASAAHSSSSQYQGQVINYQFRVPAAGDNSLGV, translated from the exons atgccaacaacagttcaccgctggtgtatttggcacatcatgaagaagattccaagcaaattaaacgggTACAAGGCACACGCCGATGTCGAACAACAAATGAGccatgttgtttggaactctcacagcaaagactcattcgataggaattggaacgattttctggtgaattttggtcttgcggacaacaagtggctctcag atctgtACGAAGACCGTCACATATGGGTTCCTATCTATCTGGACCACCACTTCTgggcagggatgagaagcacacaaaggagcgagagcatgcattcattttttaacaagtacATCACCCGTAACAGCTCGCTCATTCAGTTCGTCAAACAGTACGATAATTGCCTCGGAAGCAGGgagcaagcagagagagaatcagatgctgcagattttcataCGGTCATACCATGTGCAACCAAATCCCCCCATCGAAACTCAGTTTCAAGATGC GCTATTCAGTATACGAAGTTGGAGAACAAGTTTCCAGCTCAATATTGGACAAGTTCGCGGTTACCTACGACTCAGTTGCAGCCGAG GTACATACTGgaacgatggagcaagaag ATAAACCtgtttgatgctgcatcagcggCGCATTCAAGTAGCAGCCAATACCAGGGACAAGTTATAAATTATCAGTTCAGGGTACCAGCAGCAGGGGATAActctttgggtgtatag